Proteins encoded in a region of the Puniceibacterium sp. IMCC21224 genome:
- the ttcA gene encoding tRNA 2-thiocytidine(32) synthetase TtcA: MLDDADDIHPLFYGAPKSTEFKKLRKRIVQNVREAVEQYGMVRRDDRWLVCLSGGKDSYTLLAVLYELKWRGLLPVDLLACNLDQGQPGFPATVLPEFLAKMGVPHRIEYQDTYSIVMDKVPAGRTFCALCSRLRRGNLYRVAREEGCSAVVLGHHRDDILETFFMNLFHGGRLATMPPKLVNEGGDLFLYRPLAHVAEVDCDRFARAMNYPIIPCDLCGSQDGLQRQQVKQILDGWEKNSPGRRQIMFRALMNARPSHLLDSKLFDFAGLTLDAGQLDQI, from the coding sequence ATGTTAGATGATGCCGATGATATCCATCCACTGTTTTACGGCGCCCCCAAAAGCACCGAATTCAAGAAGCTGCGCAAACGCATCGTGCAGAACGTCCGCGAGGCGGTCGAACAATATGGTATGGTCCGGCGTGATGATCGTTGGTTGGTCTGCCTTTCGGGTGGGAAGGACAGCTATACCCTGCTTGCCGTACTTTATGAATTGAAATGGCGCGGTCTGCTGCCGGTGGACCTGCTGGCCTGCAATCTGGATCAGGGCCAGCCGGGATTCCCCGCGACCGTGTTGCCCGAATTCCTGGCGAAAATGGGCGTGCCGCACCGGATCGAGTATCAGGACACCTATTCCATTGTCATGGACAAGGTGCCCGCAGGTCGTACCTTTTGTGCGCTCTGCTCGCGGCTGAGACGCGGAAATCTCTATCGGGTTGCGCGCGAAGAAGGCTGCTCTGCCGTTGTGCTTGGCCATCACCGCGACGATATCCTCGAGACGTTCTTTATGAACCTCTTTCACGGCGGCCGTCTGGCCACGATGCCGCCCAAGCTGGTCAATGAAGGGGGGGATCTGTTCCTCTACCGCCCCCTCGCCCATGTCGCCGAGGTCGATTGCGACCGCTTCGCACGTGCGATGAACTATCCGATCATTCCCTGCGACCTCTGCGGATCGCAGGACGGATTGCAGCGCCAGCAGGTCAAGCAGATCCTCGATGGCTGGGAAAAGAACAGCCCGGGTCGGCGTCAGATCATGTTCCGCGCATTGATGAACGCCCGCCCGTCACATTTGCTGGATTCTAAATTGTTCGACTTTGCCGGGCTGACTCTGGACGCCGGGCAATTGGATCAAATCTGA
- a CDS encoding GGDEF domain-containing phosphodiesterase, whose protein sequence is MTAQTSKMRRRLRQSLLGPHVLAFLPALALAAFWLGGETLLLGVALGIPLLFALSGGFAFGASDGGLTRQLDLTDSHGLIELADLALARARLAQMSTACFLIEADGIAALERRHGEVAARGARDLLLGRLRSLLRDGDTAIRTGDIRYAVLLAPNLRLDLESLLQIANRLQATLEEPTIFDGITQYISVSVGFCGSPRLPHNAMGEQLVDAATTALAEALANGPSAVRAWSDSMRTARTARQSLRNEVARALENGQIQPWYQPQLCTSTGRVSGVEALARWIHPDRGVIAPAQFFRALEDNGRMDRLGEIILNHTLSALRSWDKAGVEIPRVGVNFSMNELRNPKLVDRIKWELDRFDLTPDRLGIEVLETVIAETDDGIVVRNIAGLSKLGCQVDLDDFGTGHASITSLRRFAIARLKIDRSFVSQVDRDEEQRRMIAAILGMADRLGLETLAEGVESLGEHALLSQLGCDHVQGFGIARPMPKDQLAEWVTDHNLRIAETPTLGRNTI, encoded by the coding sequence ATGACAGCCCAGACATCAAAAATGCGGCGGCGGCTGCGACAATCGCTATTGGGCCCGCATGTTCTGGCGTTTTTGCCGGCACTGGCACTCGCCGCCTTCTGGTTAGGGGGCGAGACCTTGTTACTGGGTGTCGCACTGGGCATCCCGTTGCTGTTTGCCCTCTCTGGCGGCTTTGCATTTGGCGCTTCTGATGGTGGCTTGACCAGACAACTCGACCTAACCGACAGTCACGGTCTCATCGAACTTGCGGATCTTGCCCTTGCGCGAGCCCGACTTGCGCAGATGTCCACCGCCTGCTTCCTGATCGAGGCAGATGGTATCGCGGCACTCGAACGCCGCCATGGCGAGGTTGCGGCGCGCGGCGCCCGCGACTTGCTTCTGGGGCGCCTCCGCTCTCTGCTACGCGACGGCGATACTGCGATCCGCACTGGCGATATCCGCTATGCCGTATTGTTGGCACCCAATCTGCGACTCGATCTCGAATCACTGCTGCAAATCGCGAACCGCCTGCAGGCCACGCTGGAGGAACCCACCATATTCGATGGGATCACGCAATATATCTCGGTCTCGGTCGGCTTTTGCGGTAGCCCCCGCCTGCCGCACAATGCCATGGGCGAACAGCTGGTCGACGCTGCAACAACAGCACTGGCCGAGGCGCTCGCCAACGGTCCCTCCGCAGTGCGCGCCTGGTCAGACAGCATGCGCACGGCCAGAACCGCGCGACAATCGCTCCGCAATGAGGTCGCGCGCGCGCTGGAAAACGGGCAAATCCAGCCGTGGTATCAGCCGCAACTCTGCACTTCGACCGGTCGCGTCAGCGGAGTCGAAGCTCTGGCCCGCTGGATTCATCCCGACCGCGGGGTGATCGCCCCCGCCCAGTTCTTTCGCGCACTTGAGGATAATGGCCGCATGGACCGGCTGGGCGAAATTATCCTGAACCACACGCTGTCCGCCTTACGCAGCTGGGACAAGGCCGGTGTAGAAATTCCACGCGTTGGTGTTAACTTTTCAATGAACGAGTTGCGCAATCCCAAGCTGGTCGACCGGATAAAATGGGAACTGGACCGTTTCGACCTGACGCCCGACCGACTGGGAATCGAAGTCCTGGAAACCGTGATCGCCGAGACCGACGACGGCATCGTAGTCCGCAACATTGCCGGGCTCAGCAAACTCGGGTGTCAGGTCGATCTGGACGACTTTGGCACCGGCCACGCCTCGATCACCTCGCTTCGACGCTTTGCGATTGCACGCCTCAAGATTGATCGCAGTTTTGTGTCTCAGGTCGACCGGGACGAGGAACAGCGCCGCATGATCGCCGCCATCCTGGGAATGGCAGACAGGCTGGGCCTGGAAACACTGGCCGAAGGCGTCGAGAGTCTTGGCGAACATGCGCTGCTTTCACAGCTGGGATGTGATCATGTTCAGGGCTTTGGCATCGCACGCCCGATGCCAAAGGACCAACTGGCCGAATGGGTCACGGATCACAACCTGCGCATTGCAGAAACCCCGACGTTGGGACGCAATACCATCTGA
- the yidC gene encoding membrane protein insertase YidC, which translates to MDDQNKNLILATALSFIVILVWFVLFPPPEPDAVDPNVPTVSESEAAPVASRPAAATGGAAPVDTMATESVPEAPRLAISTPRLDGSISLTGGRIDDLKLKDYRDSIDPGSDTVQLLEPAGREHPYYALYGWAPGTGMAIEDVPGANTPWAIEVGDTLTPDTPVVLRWDNPTGIIFRRTLGVDNDFMFTVTQSVENASGGTAAMAPYGIIARNGEPPNRKKFFILHEGVVAMSDGELTETDYSDMPDLDVIPSEGARAEVVQVAQNGWIGFTDHYWMTTLIPAPGTAFKAVAKYDEARDIYQTEAVLPTLTLAPGESQQVTTQFFAGAKEWETIREYQAAGVDRFVDSIDWGWFFFLTKPIFAVLHWLNGVIGNMGWAIIGLTLLIKALLFPLAYKSYVSMAKMKELQPEMEKLKESAGDDRQKLQQGMMELYKKNKVNPAAGCLPILMQIPIFFSLYKVIFVTLELRHAPWIGWIRDLSMPDPSSILNLFGLLPFAPPDPTSFLAVISLGVLPIILGISMWLQQKLNPAPTDATQAMIFAWMPWVFMFMLGSFASGLVLYWIANNTITFTQQYLIMRTQGYKPDVFGNITRGFKRKSKTDSK; encoded by the coding sequence ATGGACGATCAAAACAAGAACCTCATCCTCGCAACGGCGCTCAGCTTCATCGTGATACTGGTGTGGTTCGTCCTGTTCCCACCGCCCGAGCCTGACGCGGTTGACCCGAACGTGCCAACGGTGAGCGAGAGTGAAGCCGCGCCCGTGGCATCGCGGCCCGCGGCAGCAACCGGTGGTGCAGCCCCCGTTGACACCATGGCGACAGAATCGGTGCCCGAAGCGCCGCGCCTGGCGATCAGCACGCCGCGCCTCGATGGCTCGATTTCGCTCACAGGCGGGCGCATCGACGACCTGAAGCTCAAGGATTACCGCGACTCGATTGATCCGGGATCGGACACCGTACAGCTGCTGGAGCCCGCTGGCCGCGAACATCCCTATTATGCGCTCTACGGCTGGGCACCTGGTACCGGGATGGCAATCGAAGATGTTCCAGGCGCCAACACACCCTGGGCGATCGAGGTGGGTGATACCCTCACCCCCGATACCCCGGTCGTGCTGCGCTGGGACAACCCGACCGGCATTATCTTCCGTCGGACACTTGGCGTCGACAACGACTTCATGTTCACCGTGACGCAATCGGTCGAAAATGCCTCGGGTGGCACTGCTGCGATGGCCCCGTACGGTATCATCGCCCGCAACGGTGAGCCGCCGAACCGCAAGAAGTTCTTTATCCTGCACGAAGGTGTTGTCGCCATGTCTGATGGCGAACTGACCGAAACTGACTATTCCGACATGCCCGACCTTGATGTTATCCCGTCCGAAGGCGCCCGCGCTGAGGTAGTGCAGGTGGCGCAAAATGGCTGGATCGGCTTTACCGACCACTATTGGATGACGACGCTGATTCCCGCGCCGGGTACCGCGTTCAAGGCGGTCGCGAAATATGACGAGGCACGCGACATCTACCAGACCGAGGCTGTGCTGCCGACACTGACCCTCGCGCCCGGCGAAAGTCAGCAGGTCACAACACAATTTTTTGCCGGTGCCAAAGAATGGGAAACGATTCGCGAATATCAAGCCGCTGGTGTCGATCGTTTCGTGGACAGCATCGACTGGGGCTGGTTCTTTTTCCTGACCAAGCCGATCTTTGCCGTGCTACATTGGCTGAACGGTGTGATCGGCAACATGGGCTGGGCGATCATCGGCCTTACCCTGCTGATCAAGGCACTGCTATTCCCGCTCGCCTATAAATCTTACGTCTCGATGGCCAAGATGAAAGAGCTTCAGCCGGAGATGGAAAAGCTCAAGGAATCCGCAGGCGACGACCGCCAAAAGCTGCAACAGGGGATGATGGAGCTTTACAAGAAGAACAAGGTCAACCCGGCTGCCGGCTGCCTGCCGATACTGATGCAGATCCCGATCTTCTTTTCACTCTACAAGGTGATCTTTGTTACCTTGGAGCTGCGTCACGCACCTTGGATCGGCTGGATTCGCGATCTGTCGATGCCCGACCCCAGCTCAATCCTGAACCTCTTTGGCCTGTTGCCATTTGCACCGCCAGATCCGACCTCGTTCCTCGCGGTGATCAGTCTCGGCGTCCTGCCGATCATCCTTGGCATCTCGATGTGGTTGCAGCAAAAACTGAACCCGGCCCCCACTGACGCTACTCAGGCGATGATCTTTGCCTGGATGCCTTGGGTCTTTATGTTCATGCTGGGATCGTTTGCCAGCGGGTTGGTGCTGTACTGGATCGCGAACAACACGATCACGTTCACCCAACAATATCTCATCATGCGTACTCAGGGCTACAAACCCGACGTCTTTGGCAACATCACCCGCGGCTTTAAACGCAAGTCAAAGACGGACAGTAAATGA